The DNA window GATGGCCATGTCCATGCCCGGGCCCATCTGGGTCGACAGCGGCGCGTACAGGGTCCAGCCGGCGGCGGTGGCGCCGCCGGGGACCAGGAACGAGGTCGCCAGCAGCAGCGCGGCCGGCGGCAGCAGCCAGAACGAGAAGTTGTTCATGCGCGCGAACGCCATGTCCGAGGCGCCGATCTGCAGCGGGATCATCCAGTTGGCGAAGCCGACGAAGGCCGGCATGATGGCGCCGAACACCATCACCAGGCCGTGCATCGTGGTCAGCTGGTTGAAGAATTCAGGCTGGAAGAATTGCAGGCCGGGCTTGAACAGCTCGCTGCGTATCATCAGCGCCAGTACGCCGCCCGACAGCAGCATGACAAACGAGAACCACAGGTAGAGCGTGCCGATGTCTTTGTGGTTGGTGGCGAACAACCAGCGCGACAGCCCGTGCGGGTGGTCGTGAGCGTGATCGTGATCGTGTGCGTGATCCAAGGTGCTTGTGCTCATTTGTAACGCTCCTGATTACTTACGTGCAGCCATGACTTCGGCCGGTTGAACGATGTTTTCGGCGGCCTTGTTCGACCAGCTGTTACGGGTGTAGGTGATGACGGCGGCGATGTCGGTGTCCGACAATTGCTTCCACGCCGGCATCTCGGCCGGGTATTTGCCGCTCTTCTGGCCGTTCAACAGCACATGGATCTGATCGGCTTTCGGGCCGTTGACGATGGCCGAGCCGTCCAGCGGCGCGAAGGCGTTCGGCACGCCCTTGCCGGTGGCCTGGTGGCAGACCACGCAGTTGGCGGTGTAGACTTTTTCGCCACGGGTTTTCAGTTCGTCGATGGTCCAGGTCTTGGTCGGATCGTCGGCCAGCGCGGCCATTTCCTTTTTCTTGCCGTCGACCCAGGTCTTGTACTCGGCGTCGGTGACGACCTTGACCACGATTGGCATGAACGCGTGTTCCTTGCCGCACAGCTCGGAGCAATAGCCGCGGTAGGTGCCGGTGTGCTCGGCCTTGAACCAGGTGTCGCGCACGAAGCCGGGAATGGCGTCCTGCTTGACGCCGAAGGCCGGGATCGACCACGCGTGGATCACGTCATTGGCGGTGGTGACGATGCGGATCTTCTTGTTGACCGGCACGACGACTTCGTTGTCGACTTCCATCAGGTAGTTGTCGCCGCGCGCCTCGGTCGGCGCAAAGCCTGGCGCGCCCACTTGCGCGCGCGGGGTTTTCAGGTTCGACAGGAAGGAAATGCCTTCGCCGTCGCCCTTCAGGTAATCGTAGCCCCATTTCCACTGCATGCCGGTGGCCTTGATGGTGATGTCGGCGTTGGAGGTGTCCTTCATGCCGACGACAGTGCGGGTGGCGGGCAGCGCCATGCCGATGACGATCAGGAACGGCACCACCGTCCAGGCGATTTCAACGGCGGTCGATTCGTGGAAGGTGGCCGGCTTGTGGCCGAGCGACTTGCGGTGCTTGAAGATGGAATAGAACATCACGCCGAACACGGCGAAGAAGATGACCAGGCAGACCACCATCATCCAGGTGTGCAGGTCGTAGATTTGGGAAGCGATCTGGGTCGCGGGGGGCTGCAGATTCATCTGCCCGGGGACGGGTCCGCCGGTGCCGCCGGTCGCCGCGCCGTAGGTGCCTGCCGCCGTCTCCGCCGCCCACGCTGGGATACTGGCTGCCGTCATCGTCAGCCCGAGCATCAACGATTGAAGTCGCTTCGCATGTGTCATGTTTTCCCCAACCACCCAAGAAATTAAAAAATATTTTTTTAACGACTCCGGATTTCGGTGAACTGAACCGGCGCCGCTCCTTAAACAACTTCAGGCCCCATGCCAGCCACGTTTGAACAACTTCTTCAACGCGACCCCGGCGGGACCTTGAGACTTTGAACGTCGTCCCTACATACTGCTTACGGACAACATAAAAGCCTGATTATGCTTAATTCAACTGCTTGTTCTTGTTCGTTCTGACTGCTTTCGCCTCGCGTCGGTGGGTTATAGCTGGCGACGTGACATGCTGGCAAAATTAGTCAATGATTATATATAACAACAACGGCGCACATCAACAAATAATCCATTTTGCAACTCTTCCGTCCCTCACAGCGCACTCAGCTTTACCACAGTGCGAAATGTTAAACGGCAGGTGAAACAGCCGCAAACCCGCTACTGGCGCGGCTTGCGGGGCAGATCGAAGCGAATAATGGCTTCACCTTTGGAAGTCACTTTCGGCGCCGGCCGGAAGGCGTGGCCGTAAATCACCTCGAAGGTCAGTCCCAGCTTGCCGTCCGGACGGCGGGTCTTTTCCAGCGCGTCCAGCATGCGTTGCCAGGCGTGTTTGCCCATCAGTCCCCTGCCCACCGTCCCCAGCGGATTTCCGCCCAGGGCGCGCACATCGGCCAGCAGCGCCTTGGGCGTGTCGTAGGTCACGGTGATCACTTCCATATCCAGCACCGGCGTCGAGAAACCAACCTCCACCAGTTGGTCGCCGAAGTCGTGCATATCGACGAACGGCAGCGCGTGCTGGGCCAGGTCGGCCTCGGCGAACGCCGCGCGCAACTCGCGGAAGGTATCGGGACCGAAGCAGGAAAACATCAGCAGACTGTTTACACGCAACACCCGGCGCCATTCGGCGAACACGCGATCCGGTTGGGGATGCCAATGCAGGGCCAGATTGGACCACACAAGGTCGACGGAGTTCGGTGCCAGCGGCAATTCAGCGAAATCCCCGCACATCAGGTCGACGCCGGTCTTGGATGGCAGCAGTTTGCTCAGCAGCAGGTTCAGCGACGATTGCCTGGTCGCCTGGCCTTGCGCGGCGCGCAACTGCGCCTCGGCGGAATCGATGCCGAGGATCTGCGCGGCCGGGTAGGCTTTTTGCAACAGCGGCAAGTCGGCGCCGGCGCCACAGCCGGCATCGAGCACGCGCTGCGGCGCGATCTTGATCAGTTCCAACCGGTCGAACATGCGCGACGACACTTCGCGGCGCAGGAAATCGGCCGGGGCAATGCGTTCAGGGCGGGAAAATAGCGCGCGCACACGCTCCAGATCGATAGGCGCACTCAGTTTGGGTGGATTTGCGGGCACATGCATCGTGGGGTGGTCTGTAATGCGATAATGTCGGCAGTGTACATGGTTGAACGCGAATGCGACGCCTACGGCCCGCGTTTTTTGCCGGGAGCGTGGCATGCGTGGCAAGCTGATCGAAGAAACAACAGCCACTGGCGGCGGCGGCGCCGGCCCGACCGGCCGTCTGCTGCGGCGCACCAGCGCGAGAGTCTTGCGTGCGTTGCTGCCGACCTCCTGCGCGCTGTGCGGACTGGGAAGCGACGACACGCTCTGCCCGGACTGCGCCGCACAATTTTTCGGCGCCAATGTCGCCATCGCGCGCTGCGAATGCTGCG is part of the Oxalobacteraceae bacterium OTU3CAMAD1 genome and encodes:
- the coxB gene encoding cytochrome c oxidase subunit II; translated protein: MTHAKRLQSLMLGLTMTAASIPAWAAETAAGTYGAATGGTGGPVPGQMNLQPPATQIASQIYDLHTWMMVVCLVIFFAVFGVMFYSIFKHRKSLGHKPATFHESTAVEIAWTVVPFLIVIGMALPATRTVVGMKDTSNADITIKATGMQWKWGYDYLKGDGEGISFLSNLKTPRAQVGAPGFAPTEARGDNYLMEVDNEVVVPVNKKIRIVTTANDVIHAWSIPAFGVKQDAIPGFVRDTWFKAEHTGTYRGYCSELCGKEHAFMPIVVKVVTDAEYKTWVDGKKKEMAALADDPTKTWTIDELKTRGEKVYTANCVVCHQATGKGVPNAFAPLDGSAIVNGPKADQIHVLLNGQKSGKYPAEMPAWKQLSDTDIAAVITYTRNSWSNKAAENIVQPAEVMAARK
- a CDS encoding methyltransferase domain-containing protein, whose product is MHVPANPPKLSAPIDLERVRALFSRPERIAPADFLRREVSSRMFDRLELIKIAPQRVLDAGCGAGADLPLLQKAYPAAQILGIDSAEAQLRAAQGQATRQSSLNLLLSKLLPSKTGVDLMCGDFAELPLAPNSVDLVWSNLALHWHPQPDRVFAEWRRVLRVNSLLMFSCFGPDTFRELRAAFAEADLAQHALPFVDMHDFGDQLVEVGFSTPVLDMEVITVTYDTPKALLADVRALGGNPLGTVGRGLMGKHAWQRMLDALEKTRRPDGKLGLTFEVIYGHAFRPAPKVTSKGEAIIRFDLPRKPRQ